Proteins from one Rhizoctonia solani chromosome 5, complete sequence genomic window:
- a CDS encoding helix loop helix DNA-binding domain protein produces MASGTTASAAPGTPDKMSRAASPESPQFKLRPAESTTDGAQPSAESDSAGPDATSSSVPQTDAEANATPQDIFLMLNAVQQLHQQGQQSQANPGAGSHNDAPEEAAPGSPTQQGTPPPLQDLQLDPALMGGSGVPAGQQPPGVPPQQQHLSQQPPHPHIPHPHHPHMHHQSLIYHHPPPQYIPSGYPPPGGHTMPPPPELQQLPQQPVRPTRSGRAGTLAQGDSQYEDDGEDGDNSATFMDPNGQPSSGPAEEAAPAQPASGGKKGGKWAAQDTVDWQRKRKDNHKEVERRRRSNINEGINELARIVPNVGAEKAKGAILSRSVQYIHDLKENEARNIEKWTLEKLLMDQAMGDLQAQLDEMRQRLEEERQKREQVEAQLAEVLRIQQERAGEEPSAKRARVE; encoded by the exons ATGGCCTCGGGAACTACTGCATCGGCAGCACCGGGGACACCTGATAAGATGTCACGGGCAGCATCCCCAGAGTCGCCCCAGTTCAAGCTCAGGCCGGCCGAGTCGACGACGGACGGTGCTCAGCCGTCTGCTGAATCCGACAGCGCCGGTCCGGATGCTACTTCATCTTCTGTCCCTCAGACAGACGCAGAGGCTAACGCTACACCCCAGGACATATTCCTCATGTTAAACGCAGTGCAACAA CTGCACCAGCAGGGCCAACAGAGCCAAGCAAATCCGGGAGCTGGTTCCCACAACGATGCACCAGA AGAGGCTGCCCCTGGGTCGCCCACTCAGCAAGGTACTCCGCCACCGTTGCAGGACTTACAGCTTGATCCAGCTCTCATGGGTGGTTCGGGTGTACCTGCCGGTCAGCAACCACCTGGTGTGCCCCCGCAACAACAACATCTATCTCAGCAACCACCTCACCCGCACATCCCACACCCACACCACCCGCACATGCACCACCAGTCTCTAATCTACCACCACCCGCCACCTCAATATATTCCATCAGGATATCCTCCTCCGGGCGGGCACACGATGCCACCGCCTCCTGAGCTCCAGCAGCTTCCCCAACAGCCTGTACGTCCAACTCGTTCTGGTCGCGCTGGGACGCTAGCTCAGGGGGATTCACAGTATGAAGACGACGGTGAAGATGGTGATAACAGCGCCACATTCATGGATCCCAACGGACAGCCTTCCTCTGGCCCTGCAGAAGAGGCCGCACCCGCTCAACCAGCATCGGGTGGCAAAAAAGGCGGCAAATGGGCTGCACAAGACACAGTCGATTGGCAACGCAAGCGAAAGGATAATCAT AAAGAAGTTGAACGTCGACGAAGGAGCAATATTAACGAGGGTATCAATGAACTTGCTAGGATAGTTCCCAATGTCGGTGCTGAGAAAGCCAAAGGAGCTATCTTGTCTCGCTCG GTTCAATACATTCATGATCTGAAAGAAAACGAGGCGCGCAACATTGAAAAATGGACGCTTGAGAAATTACTCATGGATCAGGCGATGGGAGACCTACAG GCCCAGCTTGACGAAATGCGCCAGCGTCTCGAGGAAGAACGTCAAAAACGAGAACAGGTCGAGGCCCAACTTGCTGAGGTTCTGCGTATTCAACAGGAACGCGCAGGTGAAGAGCCCTCTGCCAAGCGAGCCCGGGTTGAATGA